Proteins from a genomic interval of Gemmatimonadota bacterium:
- a CDS encoding PQQ-dependent dehydrogenase, methanol/ethanol family — protein MNVEPPSFASFASAIVSRNAETVTRSALPFVRIPLIAILTASAALGPASAGSLTASSPQQTVEWRYHGGDPHETRHAEIGQIVPENAGALELAWSWEIPKTGARIETTPLMVDGVLYGTGAMSYVFALDATTGEPVWTWDPALATEDEGGARTCCGDVNRGVAVSGDRLFVGLLDGRLVALDRHEGSVLWTRQTTPPGSDYSVTGAPRVVNEAVVIGNAGAEYGVRGYVSAYGQRDGELLWRTYTVPGDPALGHEDEAMERAAATWNGEWWIAGGGGTVWDGMAFDPVANLLYVGTGNGSPWNRDHRSPGGGDNLYLSSILALDPADGRIVWYYQTTPGDDWDYTATQPLMLLDLEMEGQKRPVIVQAPKNGFFYVLDRLTGELISAESFTDDLTWATHVDPESGRPVETPEARYGMTGKPVYLSPGPTGAHNWPPMSWNPSAGLVFIPARNTIYHYRMAESFEFRQGRWNTGTDRGRDNLPEPPSLSGAANYLQARDPVANAEVWRAPARGGHGGTLSTAGGLVFWASGSDLVALNAATGEELWSGGIGRAPGSPVSYMVDGSQYVVVGGGVGGSDPPTIWAFALDEAARAEGNSAVAEDADGTGAAVQEAWPWTGPPMAASPEEVGLSSEVLARIGPAMRELVDSERTGGILTLVARGGRVAHLETHGWRVVGEDSLEASDIFRIFSMTKPVTSLAAMILVEDGKLALEDEVSRYVPEFDETTVWDEGELRAPTRPMTVLDLLVHTSGLTYGIFGDTPVDSIYRANLTVLGGDSGEDLAGVARRIAGLPLIDDPGDRWNYGVSTDVLGRVVEVASGKALDAFFGERIFGPLGMDDTGFHVPVEDADRLTAYYAAARGKLMAIDTPGPGSRSVTPPDWFSGGGGLLSTAADYARFCQMLLNGGELDGVRLLSEEAVAVMGRNHLPDELLPMGAAWPGHGFGLGFAVDMENRVGAFRWAGVANTYFWVDPEADLFVFAWTQLQPYGGTPLDRALAPIVYEALLPER, from the coding sequence ATGAACGTCGAACCGCCCTCCTTCGCGTCTTTCGCATCCGCCATCGTAAGTAGGAACGCCGAGACCGTCACCAGGTCGGCGCTGCCGTTCGTCCGCATCCCACTAATCGCGATTCTGACTGCGAGTGCGGCGCTCGGTCCGGCTTCGGCAGGCTCCCTCACAGCCTCTTCTCCCCAGCAGACGGTGGAGTGGCGCTACCATGGGGGCGACCCGCACGAAACTCGTCACGCCGAGATCGGGCAGATCGTCCCGGAGAACGCGGGTGCGCTCGAGCTGGCCTGGAGCTGGGAGATACCCAAGACCGGCGCTCGGATAGAAACCACGCCGCTGATGGTCGATGGGGTGCTCTACGGCACCGGAGCGATGTCCTACGTGTTCGCGCTCGACGCGACGACCGGGGAGCCGGTGTGGACCTGGGATCCGGCGCTTGCAACCGAAGACGAGGGCGGCGCCAGAACCTGCTGCGGCGATGTGAATCGCGGGGTGGCCGTGAGCGGTGACCGCCTCTTCGTGGGGCTGCTCGACGGACGGCTCGTCGCTCTCGATCGACATGAGGGTTCGGTGTTGTGGACGAGGCAGACCACGCCTCCTGGCTCGGACTACTCGGTCACCGGTGCGCCCCGGGTAGTGAACGAAGCTGTGGTGATCGGCAACGCGGGCGCGGAGTACGGCGTGCGTGGCTACGTAAGCGCCTACGGTCAGAGAGACGGGGAGCTGCTCTGGCGTACCTACACGGTGCCGGGCGACCCTGCGCTCGGCCACGAAGACGAGGCCATGGAGAGGGCCGCCGCCACCTGGAACGGCGAGTGGTGGATCGCCGGCGGAGGCGGCACCGTCTGGGACGGTATGGCGTTCGATCCGGTCGCGAACCTCCTCTACGTCGGCACCGGAAACGGCTCGCCCTGGAACCGCGACCACCGGAGCCCCGGTGGGGGCGACAACCTCTATCTCTCCTCGATCCTCGCGCTCGACCCTGCCGACGGACGCATCGTCTGGTACTACCAGACCACGCCGGGCGACGACTGGGACTACACGGCCACTCAGCCGCTCATGCTGCTCGACCTCGAGATGGAAGGTCAGAAGCGACCCGTCATCGTACAGGCGCCCAAGAACGGCTTCTTCTATGTGCTCGACCGGCTCACCGGGGAATTGATCTCGGCGGAATCCTTCACCGACGATCTCACCTGGGCCACCCATGTCGACCCTGAAAGCGGCCGTCCGGTCGAGACCCCCGAAGCCCGCTACGGAATGACCGGGAAGCCCGTCTATCTCTCCCCGGGGCCGACCGGAGCGCACAATTGGCCGCCGATGTCATGGAATCCGTCCGCAGGGCTCGTATTCATACCCGCCCGCAACACGATCTACCATTACCGCATGGCGGAGAGCTTCGAATTCCGCCAGGGCCGGTGGAACACGGGTACTGATCGCGGACGCGACAACTTGCCGGAACCGCCGTCGTTGAGCGGCGCGGCCAACTATCTGCAGGCGCGGGATCCCGTTGCCAACGCCGAGGTGTGGCGGGCCCCGGCTCGGGGCGGACACGGCGGGACGCTCTCCACCGCGGGCGGCCTCGTCTTCTGGGCTTCCGGGTCGGATCTGGTCGCCCTGAACGCCGCCACCGGCGAGGAGCTGTGGTCCGGCGGCATCGGACGTGCGCCGGGTTCGCCGGTCTCGTACATGGTCGACGGCTCGCAGTACGTGGTAGTGGGCGGGGGAGTCGGGGGAAGCGATCCACCTACGATTTGGGCGTTCGCGCTCGACGAAGCCGCTCGGGCCGAAGGAAACTCCGCTGTCGCGGAGGACGCGGACGGTACGGGCGCAGCGGTTCAGGAGGCCTGGCCATGGACCGGTCCGCCGATGGCGGCATCGCCCGAGGAGGTCGGTCTGTCGTCCGAAGTCCTGGCTCGGATCGGCCCGGCGATGCGCGAACTGGTGGATTCGGAGAGGACCGGCGGCATACTCACCCTGGTCGCGCGTGGAGGCAGGGTGGCTCATCTCGAAACCCACGGCTGGAGAGTGGTCGGCGAGGACTCGCTCGAAGCCTCCGACATCTTCCGCATCTTCTCGATGACGAAGCCGGTCACGAGCCTGGCGGCGATGATCCTGGTGGAGGACGGGAAGCTCGCGCTCGAGGACGAGGTCTCCCGCTACGTACCGGAGTTCGACGAAACCACCGTCTGGGACGAGGGCGAACTGCGCGCCCCGACGCGTCCCATGACCGTGCTCGACCTGCTCGTGCACACCTCCGGTCTCACCTACGGGATTTTCGGCGACACCCCCGTGGATTCCATCTACCGGGCCAACCTCACGGTGCTCGGCGGTGACTCCGGTGAGGATCTGGCCGGCGTGGCCAGACGCATCGCCGGGCTGCCGCTCATCGACGATCCGGGCGACCGCTGGAACTACGGCGTCTCCACCGACGTGCTCGGGCGCGTGGTGGAAGTCGCCTCCGGCAAGGCCCTGGACGCCTTCTTCGGAGAGCGGATCTTCGGCCCGCTCGGGATGGACGACACCGGCTTTCACGTGCCGGTCGAGGACGCGGACCGCCTAACCGCCTACTACGCCGCCGCGCGCGGGAAGCTCATGGCGATCGACACGCCCGGCCCCGGGTCCCGCTCGGTCACCCCGCCCGACTGGTTTTCCGGGGGTGGCGGATTGCTCTCCACCGCGGCCGACTACGCGCGCTTCTGCCAAATGCTCCTGAATGGCGGCGAGCTCGACGGCGTGAGGCTCCTTTCGGAAGAGGCCGTGGCCGTGATGGGTCGCAATCACCTCCCTGACGAGCTGCTGCCGATGGGTGCGGCGTGGCCGGGCCACGGCTTCGGCCTCGGTTTCGCGGTGGACATGGAGAACCGAGTCGGCGCCTTCCGCTGGGCCGGGGTGGCGAACACGTACTTCTGGGTCGATCCGGAGGCGGATCTCTTCGTCTTCGCATGGACGCAACTC
- a CDS encoding IS3 family transposase has protein sequence MTSDCQLPGKRGPKTALSDEELLQEIRTVLKASPFLGEGHRKVKARFAAKGIRVGKNRVLRLMREHGLLASVRRGHPHGDRSHSGRIRTERPDELWCTDASRFWTKAEGWCWFFAAVDHCVSDVVGWHVAKKGDRWAALERSAKGCEPTWAASRGRSPWGSVCGTTGAHSTAPGSSRPRSNGSASALRPPT, from the coding sequence GTGACGTCCGATTGCCAGTTGCCCGGGAAGCGGGGCCCGAAGACGGCACTGAGCGACGAGGAGCTTCTGCAGGAGATCCGGACGGTGCTGAAGGCGAGTCCGTTCCTCGGCGAGGGCCACCGGAAGGTGAAGGCGCGGTTTGCGGCCAAGGGCATCCGGGTCGGCAAGAACCGGGTGCTCCGCTTGATGCGGGAGCACGGGTTGCTGGCGTCGGTGCGGCGGGGGCATCCCCACGGAGACCGGAGCCACAGTGGCCGGATCCGCACCGAGCGGCCGGACGAGCTCTGGTGCACGGACGCGTCACGGTTCTGGACGAAGGCGGAGGGTTGGTGCTGGTTCTTCGCGGCCGTCGACCACTGCGTCTCGGACGTCGTCGGCTGGCACGTTGCGAAGAAAGGCGACCGCTGGGCGGCGCTGGAGCGGTCCGCCAAGGGGTGCGAGCCCACATGGGCGGCTTCGAGAGGGCGATCGCCCTGGGGCTCGGTCTGCGGCACGACTGGGGCTCACAGCACCGCGCCAGGCAGTTCCAGGCCGAGATCAAATGGCTCGGCATCCGCTCTACGCCCGCCTACGTAG
- a CDS encoding IS630 family transposase produces the protein MARSRSLPVGLVRRAEIVLLCANGLDNRTVVERARVNRRTVGKWRERFRTQGLMDLYDERRPGRPHSIEDDELMTLLRRTLETKPPGGGTHWTCRSMADATGVSKSTVQRLWTAFNIQPHRQKHFKLSTDPFFAEKVRDIVGLYLDPPDHAMVLCVDEKSQTQALERTQL, from the coding sequence TTGGCCCGGTCGCGCAGCCTGCCCGTCGGGCTGGTGCGCCGCGCCGAGATCGTGCTTCTGTGCGCCAATGGTCTGGACAACAGGACGGTGGTCGAGCGGGCCCGCGTCAATCGCCGGACAGTCGGCAAGTGGCGCGAACGCTTCCGAACCCAGGGTCTCATGGATCTGTACGACGAACGAAGGCCGGGAAGGCCGCACTCCATCGAAGATGACGAACTCATGACGCTGCTGCGGAGGACGCTCGAGACCAAGCCTCCCGGCGGCGGCACGCACTGGACTTGCCGTTCCATGGCCGACGCCACCGGGGTGTCGAAGTCCACGGTCCAGCGCCTCTGGACCGCGTTCAACATCCAGCCTCACCGGCAGAAGCACTTCAAGCTCTCCACCGATCCGTTCTTCGCCGAGAAGGTCCGCGACATCGTCGGCCTTTACCTCGACCCGCCCGACCATGCGATGGTGCTGTGCGTCGACGAGAAGAGCCAGACCCAGGCGCTGGAGCGGACTCAGCTATAG
- a CDS encoding TAXI family TRAP transporter solute-binding subunit, translating into MNPRYRVAILLFALSGCGPGGTSEFLSLGTAGTGGVYYPLGGAIASSLSIADSARQFTAEVSGGSVENINRLAEGQIDLAFSLSVSAYQGYHAEGDFTTAVDGLRVLAPLYPNVSHIVVPGNSEARSIADLRGAKISVGSAGSGTEQISRHLLAAHGISYEEVEPRYLTFNESATALRDGAIDAAMISVGYPAAAILEVSTTSSVKILPVDPAVIEEMRADHPYYNTGELPAGVYPGVEVPIPTLIAMNWIVGLESVPDEVVTNLLGILRDRKAALEAAHDMARLIDLANLEHAPIPLHPATSAWMEGR; encoded by the coding sequence ATGAATCCACGTTACCGCGTCGCGATCCTTCTCTTCGCTCTGTCGGGATGCGGTCCTGGCGGCACCTCCGAGTTCCTTTCGCTCGGAACGGCCGGCACCGGCGGCGTCTACTATCCTCTTGGGGGCGCCATCGCCTCCAGCCTCTCGATCGCCGACTCCGCAAGGCAGTTCACGGCCGAGGTGAGCGGCGGTTCGGTCGAGAACATCAACCGACTGGCCGAGGGACAGATCGACCTGGCCTTTTCGCTATCGGTGAGCGCGTACCAGGGCTACCATGCCGAGGGCGACTTCACGACCGCGGTGGACGGGCTGCGCGTGCTCGCACCCCTCTATCCGAACGTCAGCCACATCGTCGTTCCCGGAAACAGCGAGGCCCGAAGCATCGCCGATCTGCGCGGCGCGAAGATCTCCGTGGGTAGCGCAGGCTCCGGCACCGAGCAGATCTCTCGGCATCTACTCGCGGCGCACGGCATCTCGTACGAGGAAGTCGAGCCACGCTACCTGACCTTCAACGAGTCGGCCACGGCGTTGAGGGACGGGGCGATCGACGCCGCGATGATCTCGGTCGGCTACCCGGCCGCCGCGATTCTGGAAGTGAGCACTACCTCCTCTGTCAAGATTCTGCCCGTGGACCCAGCGGTCATCGAAGAGATGCGGGCCGACCACCCCTACTACAACACGGGCGAGCTGCCGGCCGGGGTCTATCCGGGCGTGGAGGTCCCCATTCCCACGCTGATCGCGATGAACTGGATCGTCGGCCTCGAAAGCGTTCCGGACGAGGTGGTCACGAATCTCCTCGGCATTCTCCGCGACCGGAAGGCCGCGCTGGAAGCCGCTCACGACATGGCCCGTCTCATCGACCTTGCCAACCTCGAACACGCTCCCATTCCGCTCCACCCTGCGACCTCGGCCTGGATGGAGGGGCGCTGA
- a CDS encoding TonB-dependent receptor: MTFSRRCVLAVRRLRPGGPRRNPCEIVRGLPARRLLALAAGLAAGLGPAHDLHAQQAEATTGVIRGTVTDDRGVPVADAVVVIRHLETGLRTVVESTPEGAFARALLPLGTYRVSVRSESNFGEIVREDLELHVGEVIDLDLSFQVLTLEGMEVLVDHDWAARAEDPSSSRRLDGEVVNGLPNNGRNYLDLAFTAPGVAPSQGPDGEVMSIGGQRGIFNNVMVDGADFNNPFFGEHRGGQRPAFTFNQDAIAEMVVVNQGAPAEYGRSAGGFVNVVTRSGTNEFQGSAHYFGQWDALAARHPRIAGDARPTFARNQFGATFGGPLVRDRAFFFMAFDRQLSAETKQTRRVLNNPSELAKLSGFLTERWPGLFDSEFGAVERTDDARALTAKLDFALSQSHQLSSKYNGSWAEQVNGTFDVDSWGASANGVEQDYSHAVNVSVRSLLSSNASNEFRAQYAVEHRPRHYRGPLLPGASPPATQHFERLGGRPFPDIGMDFDDGFRIGMPFFLPVHPYHDDRVQILDNLSRLVGDHLLKAGIEYNRTSANQHFVGFANGRYLFDSVDGFINFVTQGNRFVTCSDGSSSAEGVCPAGSSITGPVLLFLQSSTVPGVPPTDLGLQTIVAHELAFFVQDSWKPKRGLNINLGLRWEGTWHPNPFVAPERTFYAPYLSDPRFPSDGAIPDDLDNFQPRFGLTWLADDETTVVRANAGAYFSRIPGLVFAQARSTNGAFQQTHFRSSADSPVLGPVPAIDELIDGSATEPFLPDIQVVSRDLELPRTWSFGTGLEHLLKSGLVASLSYQHAHTENLFRFVNRNHELLGSPFAVGTHPSGGGINVLTTAESSARSRYHGFTAGLRGENLGGAVAFGLSYTLAFDRSDDDNERDPFTFAYADPRDLDAEWGWSDRDRRHKIAGHLLLDLPGGLSMSHIARYLSASPVSESCVRRGERTALPSDRICADGSILERNGLRRDNEFFTWDLRVSRSFGAGQGLEVVIEAFNLTNSGNFLDPSQGSLLFNFDGAIRSGLGDSRRAQVGVRARF, encoded by the coding sequence ATGACATTTTCTCGTCGGTGCGTTCTCGCCGTCCGAAGGCTGCGCCCTGGCGGCCCGCGGCGAAACCCGTGCGAGATCGTTCGGGGACTTCCGGCCCGCCGGCTGCTCGCTCTCGCCGCAGGGCTCGCGGCGGGACTCGGCCCGGCCCACGATCTTCACGCCCAGCAGGCCGAAGCCACGACGGGCGTGATTCGCGGCACCGTCACCGACGATCGCGGCGTACCGGTAGCCGATGCCGTCGTCGTGATCCGACACCTGGAGACCGGACTCAGAACGGTGGTCGAGTCCACCCCGGAGGGCGCCTTCGCCAGAGCCCTGCTTCCGCTCGGCACCTACCGAGTTTCGGTGCGCTCGGAGTCCAACTTCGGCGAGATCGTCCGCGAGGACCTCGAGCTGCACGTGGGCGAGGTCATAGATCTCGACCTCTCCTTCCAGGTCCTGACTCTGGAAGGCATGGAAGTGCTGGTCGACCACGACTGGGCAGCCCGGGCCGAAGATCCGTCGAGTTCGCGCCGGCTCGACGGAGAGGTGGTCAACGGGCTTCCCAACAACGGCCGCAACTACCTCGATCTCGCCTTCACCGCGCCCGGGGTCGCGCCCTCCCAAGGGCCGGACGGAGAGGTCATGAGCATCGGCGGCCAGCGCGGGATCTTCAACAACGTCATGGTGGATGGCGCCGACTTCAACAACCCCTTTTTCGGGGAGCACCGCGGTGGGCAGCGTCCGGCCTTCACTTTCAACCAGGACGCGATCGCAGAGATGGTGGTGGTCAATCAGGGCGCGCCCGCCGAGTACGGAAGGTCGGCGGGAGGCTTCGTGAACGTCGTCACCCGCTCCGGCACGAACGAGTTTCAGGGCAGCGCCCACTACTTCGGGCAGTGGGACGCACTCGCGGCGAGGCACCCCAGGATCGCCGGAGACGCCCGACCCACCTTCGCCCGCAACCAGTTCGGAGCTACCTTCGGGGGTCCGCTGGTACGCGATCGGGCCTTTTTCTTCATGGCCTTCGACCGGCAGCTCTCAGCCGAGACCAAGCAGACGCGGCGCGTGTTGAACAACCCCTCCGAGCTGGCCAAGCTCTCCGGTTTTCTCACGGAGCGGTGGCCCGGGCTCTTCGACTCGGAATTCGGGGCCGTCGAACGCACCGACGACGCACGGGCCTTGACCGCCAAACTCGACTTCGCACTCAGCCAGAGCCACCAACTGTCGAGCAAGTACAACGGCTCCTGGGCAGAGCAGGTGAACGGCACCTTCGACGTGGACTCGTGGGGAGCCTCCGCGAACGGCGTCGAACAGGACTATTCGCACGCGGTCAACGTCTCGGTGCGCTCGCTCCTCTCCAGTAACGCATCGAACGAGTTCAGGGCCCAGTACGCCGTCGAGCACCGGCCCAGGCACTATCGCGGGCCTCTCCTGCCTGGGGCCTCCCCTCCGGCCACCCAGCACTTCGAGCGCCTGGGAGGGCGGCCCTTCCCCGACATCGGCATGGATTTCGACGACGGCTTTCGGATCGGCATGCCCTTCTTCCTGCCCGTGCACCCGTACCACGACGACCGCGTTCAGATTCTCGACAACCTTTCCCGACTCGTGGGCGACCACCTGCTGAAGGCGGGCATCGAGTACAACCGCACCTCGGCCAACCAGCACTTCGTCGGTTTCGCGAACGGACGCTACCTCTTCGATTCGGTGGACGGCTTCATCAACTTCGTGACGCAGGGCAATCGCTTCGTGACCTGCTCCGACGGATCGAGCAGCGCCGAGGGCGTCTGTCCCGCCGGCAGCTCGATCACGGGCCCCGTCCTCCTTTTCCTCCAGTCTTCGACCGTGCCCGGGGTCCCGCCCACCGACCTCGGGCTCCAGACCATCGTCGCGCACGAACTCGCCTTCTTCGTACAGGATTCCTGGAAACCCAAGCGCGGTCTCAACATCAATTTGGGACTGCGCTGGGAAGGCACCTGGCATCCGAATCCGTTCGTCGCGCCCGAGCGGACCTTCTACGCACCCTACCTCTCCGACCCCCGCTTCCCTTCCGACGGCGCCATACCAGACGACCTCGACAACTTCCAGCCGCGTTTCGGACTCACGTGGCTCGCGGACGACGAGACGACAGTCGTCAGAGCGAACGCCGGCGCCTACTTCTCGAGGATTCCCGGGCTCGTCTTCGCGCAGGCCCGCTCGACCAACGGTGCGTTCCAGCAGACCCATTTCCGCAGCAGCGCGGACTCGCCCGTCCTGGGTCCGGTACCCGCCATCGACGAGCTGATCGACGGCTCCGCGACCGAGCCTTTTCTGCCCGACATCCAGGTAGTCTCGCGCGATCTGGAGCTGCCGCGCACCTGGTCGTTCGGGACCGGCCTCGAACACCTTCTCAAGTCGGGACTGGTGGCGAGCCTCTCGTATCAGCACGCGCACACCGAGAACCTCTTCCGCTTCGTCAACCGCAACCACGAGCTGCTCGGCAGTCCGTTCGCCGTCGGTACCCATCCTTCCGGGGGAGGGATCAACGTGCTCACTACCGCGGAGAGCTCGGCGAGGTCCAGGTACCACGGCTTCACCGCAGGGCTCCGCGGCGAGAACCTCGGCGGAGCTGTCGCCTTCGGCCTTAGCTACACGCTGGCCTTCGATCGTTCGGACGACGACAACGAGCGCGATCCCTTCACGTTCGCCTACGCGGATCCGCGCGACCTGGATGCCGAATGGGGCTGGTCGGACCGCGACCGTCGGCACAAGATCGCCGGGCATCTTCTTCTCGACCTTCCGGGCGGGCTGTCGATGAGCCACATCGCCAGGTATCTGTCGGCCTCGCCGGTGTCGGAAAGCTGCGTCAGGAGAGGCGAGCGGACCGCCCTGCCCTCGGACCGGATCTGCGCCGACGGCTCCATTCTCGAACGCAACGGGCTCCGTCGCGACAACGAGTTCTTCACCTGGGATCTGCGTGTTTCTCGAAGCTTCGGCGCCGGCCAAGGGCTGGAGGTGGTCATCGAGGCCTTCAATCTCACGAACTCCGGCAACTTTCTCGATCCGTCGCAGGGCTCGCTGCTCTTCAACTTCGACGGCGCCATCCGGAGCGGTCTCGGCGATTCCCGTCGCGCCCAGGTAGGAGTGCGGGCGCGCTTCTAG
- a CDS encoding TRAP transporter fused permease subunit has product RAPWVVVGASLAAAVFHLYSSGYSPFTALVQRPVHLALMASIGFLSLGLSKRGADEAGVVGRAARILPWLFAGLTAAACAYLASENQELVTRSANPTSPDIVAGVVLIVMVLELARRATGWGLVAVCLLALAYALAGPHLPGFLAHRGYDVTRLVEQLYLSTEGIWGVPLGVSADFVYLFVLFGAVLDVAGGGALLIALANRVAGRTRGGPAKTAAVASAFMGSLSGSAVANVVTTGAFTIPLMKRAGFRPHFAGAIEAAASTGGQLMPPVMGAGAFILATWTNIPYLEVAVAAIIPAVLYYAALLGAVHFRAGKMGIEPAGSRAREQVLGRLHLLAPLAAIVLLLAAGRSPSRAAFWGVSSAFVLAVLLPATRPSLGQVKSMLERAGRGAVQVAAACAAAGIVVGVASLTGIGLRMSELIITLADGNLFIALALTAAGSVVLGMGLPTTAAYVVLAALGAPALVELGVPLLAAHLFIFYFGCISNVTPPVSLAAFAAAGVSGSPAMKTAGTAALLAGAGFVVPFVFVYMPPLLLDGSVIEIAVATAGALAGVIALASAGIGFARDRLGSWSRIAMAGCAVALLWPNPGIARAGAVVDLAALAALVCLFVLRRSR; this is encoded by the coding sequence CGGGCTCCATGGGTAGTCGTCGGCGCCTCTTTGGCCGCAGCCGTCTTCCATCTCTATTCGTCGGGGTACTCGCCCTTCACCGCCTTGGTGCAAAGGCCGGTACACCTGGCCCTGATGGCGTCGATCGGCTTTCTCAGCCTCGGTCTCTCGAAGCGGGGAGCCGACGAAGCCGGGGTCGTGGGTCGTGCGGCCCGGATCCTGCCTTGGCTCTTCGCCGGGCTGACGGCGGCGGCGTGCGCCTATCTCGCGTCGGAAAACCAGGAGCTGGTCACACGGTCGGCCAACCCGACGTCGCCGGATATCGTCGCCGGCGTGGTTCTGATCGTTATGGTCCTGGAGCTCGCGAGGCGCGCCACCGGGTGGGGGCTGGTCGCCGTCTGCCTGCTCGCCCTGGCATACGCGCTAGCGGGGCCTCACTTGCCGGGCTTTCTGGCGCACCGGGGCTACGACGTCACAAGGCTGGTCGAGCAGCTCTACCTCTCCACCGAAGGCATCTGGGGCGTACCGCTGGGAGTCTCGGCCGACTTCGTATACCTCTTCGTGCTCTTCGGAGCCGTGCTCGACGTCGCGGGCGGTGGGGCGCTGCTGATCGCGCTCGCCAACCGGGTGGCGGGGCGAACCCGAGGCGGACCGGCGAAGACCGCAGCGGTGGCGAGCGCATTCATGGGATCGCTCTCGGGAAGCGCCGTCGCGAACGTCGTCACCACGGGGGCGTTCACCATCCCCCTGATGAAGCGAGCCGGGTTCCGGCCGCACTTCGCGGGCGCCATCGAAGCCGCGGCGAGTACCGGCGGCCAGCTCATGCCTCCGGTAATGGGGGCCGGCGCGTTCATCCTCGCCACCTGGACCAACATCCCCTATCTCGAGGTGGCGGTCGCCGCGATTATTCCGGCGGTCCTGTACTACGCGGCGCTGCTCGGGGCCGTCCACTTCAGGGCCGGGAAGATGGGCATCGAGCCGGCCGGGAGCCGAGCTCGGGAGCAGGTCCTCGGGCGTCTCCACCTCCTTGCGCCCCTGGCCGCCATCGTTCTGCTGCTGGCTGCGGGACGCTCGCCGAGCCGGGCCGCCTTCTGGGGCGTGAGTTCGGCCTTCGTCCTCGCCGTGCTGTTGCCTGCAACACGGCCGTCGCTCGGTCAGGTCAAGTCGATGCTCGAACGTGCGGGCCGGGGAGCGGTGCAGGTGGCGGCCGCGTGCGCCGCAGCCGGTATCGTGGTGGGCGTGGCTTCCCTGACCGGAATCGGCCTGAGAATGTCGGAGCTAATAATCACGCTCGCCGACGGCAATCTCTTCATCGCGCTCGCCCTGACGGCGGCGGGCTCGGTGGTCCTCGGCATGGGCTTGCCCACCACGGCAGCCTACGTGGTGCTGGCCGCGCTTGGGGCGCCTGCCCTGGTGGAGCTCGGCGTCCCGCTCCTCGCGGCGCATCTCTTCATCTTCTACTTCGGTTGCATCTCCAACGTCACGCCGCCGGTCTCGCTCGCCGCCTTCGCAGCGGCCGGCGTCTCCGGTTCTCCGGCGATGAAGACGGCGGGAACGGCCGCCCTCCTGGCAGGAGCCGGGTTCGTCGTGCCCTTCGTCTTCGTCTACATGCCTCCGTTGCTCCTCGACGGTTCGGTGATCGAGATCGCAGTCGCGACCGCCGGCGCCCTCGCCGGGGTCATCGCGCTGGCCTCGGCCGGCATCGGCTTCGCTCGGGACCGCCTGGGAAGCTGGTCGAGAATCGCGATGGCGGGATGCGCCGTTGCGCTGCTCTGGCCCAATCCCGGGATTGCGCGCGCCGGCGCCGTCGTCGATCTTGCCGCCCTCGCGGCGCTTGTGTGCCTCTTCGTCCTGCGAAGGAGTCGCTAG
- a CDS encoding YIP1 family protein — MNWNDPPEAEASTMENGKTRGFFPTLIDVFLNPGQAMTTLAAKPRWFLPLLLVTAMMAVPVFMHMDALVQITVEAQAAASPEVDDEALAVAESITGAFFLGSILVGVPLALVVFSVVYWLIFKIVGDEGGLKQWISMTAHASLISAVLGIIYAVVLGGPTEGAQDLPRLSLGFFLGGEGPLRTFLNGISVEGIWAAAVLACGARALSQGRRSFNVAFVITLAVMLVGAVVTAIFSAFGQAIGGAGAG, encoded by the coding sequence ATGAACTGGAACGACCCCCCGGAGGCCGAAGCTTCCACGATGGAGAATGGGAAGACGCGAGGTTTCTTCCCCACCCTGATCGACGTCTTCCTCAATCCGGGGCAGGCGATGACGACCCTGGCCGCGAAACCGCGCTGGTTCCTGCCCCTGCTCCTCGTCACGGCGATGATGGCGGTGCCGGTGTTCATGCACATGGATGCCCTGGTCCAGATAACGGTGGAGGCTCAGGCTGCGGCGTCTCCCGAGGTCGACGACGAGGCCCTCGCCGTGGCCGAGTCGATCACCGGAGCGTTCTTCCTGGGCAGCATACTCGTCGGGGTGCCGCTCGCGCTCGTCGTCTTCTCCGTCGTCTACTGGCTGATCTTCAAGATCGTGGGTGACGAGGGAGGCCTCAAGCAGTGGATCTCGATGACGGCTCACGCCAGCCTGATCTCGGCCGTGCTGGGCATCATCTACGCGGTCGTGCTGGGCGGGCCGACGGAAGGTGCGCAGGACTTGCCTCGATTGTCCCTCGGGTTCTTCCTTGGGGGCGAAGGCCCCTTGCGCACCTTCCTGAACGGCATCTCTGTGGAAGGCATCTGGGCTGCGGCCGTGCTCGCCTGCGGAGCCAGAGCCCTGAGCCAAGGTCGCCGGTCCTTCAACGTCGCGTTTGTGATCACCCTCGCCGTAATGTTGGTGGGAGCGGTGGTCACAGCGATCTTCTCGGCGTTTGGCCAGGCCATCGGCGGGGCAGGTGCCGGATAG